The following proteins are encoded in a genomic region of Brachyspira pilosicoli:
- a CDS encoding 4Fe-4S binding protein: protein MNIYKIVFSPTGGTKKVADAVALEISQKNNSDIEEIDLTDYSLNFQSLKISQDDMAIIAVPSYAGRVPEAASKRILQLNGNGANTVIVCVYGNRDYEDTLIELYDIAKESNFKVTSAIAAIAKHSIAYKYASNRPDENDINKLKEFSDKIINASEYLDEHKLKGKRPYKKIGKVPLTPKTKNKCNNCKLCAKKCPVQAIDINNPKIIDKSKCISCMRCVSICNYSAKYINKAKLELVHLALKKSCSKAKDYEFYIN from the coding sequence ATGAATATATATAAAATTGTTTTCAGCCCAACAGGCGGCACTAAAAAAGTTGCAGATGCGGTTGCTTTAGAAATTAGCCAAAAAAATAATTCAGATATAGAAGAAATTGATTTAACTGATTATAGTTTGAATTTTCAAAGCTTAAAAATATCTCAAGATGATATGGCAATTATTGCAGTACCATCTTATGCAGGAAGAGTGCCAGAAGCAGCATCAAAACGCATATTGCAATTAAATGGCAATGGAGCTAATACTGTCATTGTATGTGTTTATGGTAATAGAGATTATGAAGATACTTTAATTGAACTTTATGATATAGCAAAAGAATCAAATTTTAAAGTTACTTCTGCTATAGCTGCAATTGCCAAACATTCTATAGCTTATAAATATGCTTCTAATAGACCAGATGAAAATGATATAAATAAACTTAAAGAATTTTCTGATAAAATAATAAATGCTTCTGAATATTTAGATGAACATAAATTAAAAGGAAAGCGTCCATATAAAAAGATAGGTAAAGTACCACTAACACCTAAAACTAAAAATAAATGCAACAATTGCAAATTATGTGCTAAGAAATGCCCTGTTCAGGCAATAGATATTAATAACCCTAAAATAATTGACAAAAGTAAATGCATATCATGTATGAGATGCGTTTCAATATGCAATTATTCGGCTAAATATATTAATAAGGCTAAGTTAGAATTAGTTCATTTAGCTTTAAAAAAATCCTGCTCCAAGGCAAAAGATTATGAATTTTATATTAATTAA
- a CDS encoding trigger factor, whose product MDIKDFNFETSTDDKDLVTLKVVVSKDAYNKELEKQIEYYKPKVNIKGFRIGHAPNNIILSRYKDGLESATNEVMIENVWNTYSDEKNAKCIATPKLSYLENKDDGLHLTYEYYPLPDITLPELSSITLEKNKYDIDDEAVEKAYKLSLQRFSPFEESELKSELGDKVYVKIEFDDEDNKKYNKELTLIATDNENETIFAKNAVDVKKGDKKLLTTYINGREATLIMEVLKVEKPNIKDDSKEDEVKKVKEGLKEHLAKRAEVRADSELINDAIFNKMLELVKVDIPKGYYEMELNRALEDFERQVSGNGMTKTDFLISVGKKEDDIKKEYEENVKKQISFDLIMAKLADVYKDSLNINEDKAKEYANRLYQYQSYLGLSKRPKEEQQDIINHIMKEAENRAVSEAILDYIKEHINITEKDAGRFVANENDLWAGY is encoded by the coding sequence ATGGACATTAAAGATTTTAACTTCGAAACTTCTACAGATGATAAGGATTTAGTTACTCTAAAGGTTGTTGTTTCTAAAGATGCTTATAATAAAGAATTAGAAAAACAAATTGAATATTATAAACCTAAAGTTAATATTAAAGGTTTTAGAATTGGACATGCTCCTAACAATATTATACTTTCAAGATATAAAGACGGATTGGAATCAGCTACTAATGAAGTGATGATTGAAAATGTTTGGAATACTTACAGCGATGAAAAAAATGCTAAATGTATTGCTACTCCTAAATTATCATATTTAGAAAATAAAGATGATGGTCTTCATCTCACTTATGAATATTACCCGCTTCCTGATATTACTTTGCCTGAACTTTCATCTATTACTCTCGAAAAAAATAAATATGATATTGATGATGAGGCTGTTGAAAAAGCATATAAATTATCTTTACAGAGATTTTCTCCTTTTGAAGAGAGCGAATTAAAATCTGAACTCGGTGATAAAGTATATGTAAAAATTGAGTTTGATGATGAAGATAACAAAAAATATAATAAAGAATTAACTCTTATAGCTACAGATAATGAAAATGAAACTATATTTGCTAAAAATGCTGTAGATGTTAAAAAAGGCGATAAAAAACTTTTAACTACTTACATTAATGGAAGAGAAGCTACTTTAATTATGGAAGTTTTAAAAGTAGAAAAACCAAATATCAAAGATGATTCTAAAGAAGATGAAGTAAAAAAAGTAAAAGAGGGCTTAAAAGAACATTTAGCTAAAAGAGCAGAAGTTAGAGCAGATTCTGAACTTATAAATGACGCTATATTTAATAAAATGTTAGAGCTTGTTAAAGTTGATATACCTAAAGGCTATTATGAAATGGAATTAAATAGAGCTTTAGAAGACTTTGAGAGACAAGTTTCTGGAAATGGAATGACTAAAACAGACTTTTTAATTTCTGTTGGTAAAAAAGAAGATGATATTAAAAAAGAGTATGAAGAGAATGTTAAAAAACAAATTAGTTTTGATTTGATTATGGCTAAGCTTGCTGATGTTTATAAAGATTCTCTTAATATAAACGAAGATAAGGCTAAAGAATATGCTAACAGACTTTATCAATATCAAAGCTATTTAGGATTATCAAAGAGACCTAAAGAAGAACAGCAAGACATTATCAATCATATAATGAAAGAGGCAGAAAACAGAGCTGTATCAGAGGCTATATTAGATTATATAAAAGAGCATATTAATATTACAGAAAAAGATGCTGGAAGATTTGTTGCTAATGAAAATGATCTTTGGGCTGGTTATTAA